The Sediminicola sp. YIK13 genomic sequence AAAAAATAATCTCTGTTGAATTTACTAGATTCTTCAACTATTATAACAAGACCAAAGACCTGAACACATCGGATGGTGGAGATCGCAGAAATGATTCTGACCGTCCTGCACAAATACCTAGTGATGGTTCTGTTCGTTACTTTATAAATGTTGGTGAAAAGGATGATTACGATTGGATGTCCTTAAAGGATTTCTTAAGGGACACCCTTAACGTAGGTCAGGATGATATTTACAAAGTAGACGTTAAAGAAAGTTTCTCTTTCTTTAATACAGATGCCTCGGTAACCGAACTAATTTTAAAAACCTTTACCGACTTTAAATTGGACGGAAGGTTTATAAATGTTGAAATTTCCAAGAACCCAGGTGGTGGCGGAGGCGGAAGCCGAAGCGGCGGAAGACGCAGCGGCGGAAAACGCAGTGAATCATTCGGTGGAAGACGCAGCGGTGGCGGAGATAGTGATCGTGGCGGAAGACGCAGCGGCGGAAAAGGCCGTGAACGAAGCGCCTCCGATAGTCGCAAAAAAGACTCCGGAAGGAAATCGTCCAAAAAGAAAAATGGCTTCTTTTAGTTAATTGTATATTAAAAAAATACGCTTCGGCGTATTTTTTTATTTAGTTTACTGACTTAAATTAGGATTTAGATTAATGAGGTACTTTTTATTTGCTTGCTTTACTATGTTTTGTGTTCTTGGAATTGCCCAAGAAAATCAAAACACCAACGATTCAGAAAAACTTTCTGCGATTGTGGTAAATGCCCAAACAGAAGAACTTCTGGAGAGTGTCCACATCATCAATCTCAATCAGGTAAAGGGTACCATCACCAACCAAAAGGGAGAATTCTCCATTACAGCGGCCGTAAACGATACCCTATATCTTTCCTATCTTGGTTTTAAGACCCAGAAGATCAGAGTGACCAATGATATGTTCAAGTTTGAGAACACCAAAATAGCCTTAACAGAACTGGCTTATGCCTTGGAAGAGGTCATTGTTAAACCATACCAACTTACAGGATATTTGGAGATAGATGTAAAAAATCTACCGATCAATGAAGGCTTTCAATATAGTATTTCAGGTCTCTCTAAAAGTTATGAGGCCGGGAGCAAGAACCCGAGTGCCGTTACAAAGGTGTTGGGCGCCATCCTGAATCCGGCTGACCTCTTACGGAACCTCTTTGGTAAAAAACCAAGAGAAATGCGAAAGTTGAGAATGGTAAAGGACGAGGATGAAATAAGAGACCTTCTAGCTTCAAAATTTGATCGAGAACTGCTCACAGAATTACTTCAAATTGAAAAAGTGGACATTGAAGATATCCTTAACAACTGCAATTATTCCAGCTCCTTTATTAAAACAGCAAATGATCTTCAAATCCTAGACGCCATTAGCAGCTGTTATGAAGATTTTAAGGTGCTCAACAGAAAAAGATAGAATTCCCTTCATGACGCTTTTTTGGTCGACCTTGATTCAAAAATTATCCTGCGTAATGCATGAATTTCCATTCTGAAATAAATTTTCGTTTTCAGTTTTCATTTTATAGCTTTAGACAAAATTGTAGGAAATGAAAAAACTGCTAATTGCCACTGCAATTATTGCACTTACTATAGCGTGTAAAGAGGAAAAAAAACAAGAAGTTGCCACTGTCAATACCGCAACAGATTCAATTCCAACTACAAAAGTCGCCAAACCCTTTGTTTGGGAAGGAGCCAATATTTACTTTCTACTGACCGACCGTTTTAATAATGGCAATCCAGATAATGATGTAAGTTTCGAAAGAAATGAGGAAACTGGTGAATTAAGAGGGTTTATGGGTGGAGACATTCAGGGAATCACAAAAAAAATAGAAGATGGGTATTTTACGGACCTTGGTGTCAATGCCATCTGGTTTACACCTGTTGTTGAGCAAATACATGGTGGCACAGATGAAGGCACAGGAATGACCTATGGCTACCATGGCTATTGGGCAAAGGACTGGACAGCATTGGATCCTAATTTTGGAACTAAAAAAGACTTGGAAAAACTTGTGAAGACGGCCCACAAGAATGGCATACGCGTATTATTGGATGTTGTACTGAACCATACTGGTCCGGTCACTGAAAAAGATCCTCTATGGCCAACGGAATGGGTGCGTACAGAACCTGTGTGCCAATTTACAACCTATGAGAATACAACGAATTGTGTCCTTGTCGATAACCTACCAGATATCCGCACAGAGACTGACGAAGGTGTTGCGATTCCAGATGCTCTCTTGGCTAAATGGAAGAATGAAGGACGCTTGAGTACCGAATTGGATGAACTACAATTATTTTTTGAACGCACCGGTTACTCTAGGGCTCCTAGGTTCTATATCATCAAATGGCTGACGGATTATGTGAATGATTACGGCATTGACGGATTTAGGGTAGATACCGTTAAACACTCTACTGAACAGGCGTGGGCCGAGCTATACAAGGAAGCTTCCTTCGCATTTGACACCTGGAAAAAGAAACACCCAGATCTTATCCTAGATGAAAATCCATTCTATATGGTGGGTGAGGTATACAATTATGGTATTTCTGGCGGTAGGGAATATGATTTTGGAGATAAAAAGGTAGACTATTTCAATTATGGATTTAAAAGTCTCATCAATTTTGAATTAAAGTACGATGCTCAGAGCAGGGACTATGAAAAGGTATTTAAAAAATATCACGAACTTTTAAATTCTAAGTTAAAAGGAAAAAGCGTTTTAAATTACCTCACTTCCCATGATGATGGCAGTCCGTTTGACAAAGAACGAAAAACACCGTATTACGATGCCAATATTTTGTTGTTGACCCCTGGGGCCTCACAAATTTATTATGGTGATGAAACCTCTAGAAACTTAACAATAGCGGGTACAGAGGGAGATGCCACCCTGCGTTCCTTTATGAACTGGGAAGAATTGGATAGTATTCCAAAAAAACAACTAATTCTTAAACATTGGCAAAAATTGGGTCAGTTTAGGGACAACCACCCTGCAGTAGGGGCTGGTGATCATAAAATGATCTCCTCTAAACCTTATGTATTTAGCAGAAGCTATGTCAATACGGATTTTAAAGATAAGGTCGTGGTAGGGCTAGACCTGCCAAAAGGCAAAAAAGAAATCAGCGTAAAAGGATTCTTTGGAGATGGGACCAAGTTAATGGACACGTTCTCAAATACAGAAGTTGAAGTTAAGAAAGGTAAAGTCACTTTGGACAATGAGTTCGACATGGTGCTTTTGGAACTCAAAAAATAAGCAGACGGTACCAAATATTTTGTTCAGATCTCAAAAAACTGCTTAAAACACCTTTTTTGTACAGATGAAAATAAACAGGAGGAATTTTGTCATAAGACTGCTCACTGGGGCTACCGGTATTTTTGGTCTCTTGGTATTGGACGGATTCTGGTTTGAAAAGTATATCATCAGTTGGACAGAATATGATATTTCTGGGCGGGAAGATCAAAAGATAAAGTCCATTCAAATAACGGATATGCATTTAGATGAAATTAAAACCTTTCATCACGCTATTGCGCTACGCATCAACAAAGAGCAACCGGACGTCCTTTTTATTACCGGAGACGCCATCAATTACAATAGCAGGCTGCCACTCCTCAGCAATTTTCTAGGATTAATAGATCATTCCATATACAAGGTTGCTATTTTGGGCAATGTTGAATACTCCGGGAACGTAGATATACAAGCCTTAAAAAAAGTGTACCACGACAATAATGGTGAGCTTTTAGTGAATGAAAATTGCAGCCTTAAAAAAGGGAAAAGAACGCTTAATATCATCGGCTTGGATGATTACATCGGGGGAAATGCTGACTTTTATAAAGCTGCTAAAAATGTGGATAAATCCTTGGAGACCATTGTTCTAAACCATTGCCCCGGTTACAGA encodes the following:
- a CDS encoding carboxypeptidase-like regulatory domain-containing protein; the encoded protein is MFCVLGIAQENQNTNDSEKLSAIVVNAQTEELLESVHIINLNQVKGTITNQKGEFSITAAVNDTLYLSYLGFKTQKIRVTNDMFKFENTKIALTELAYALEEVIVKPYQLTGYLEIDVKNLPINEGFQYSISGLSKSYEAGSKNPSAVTKVLGAILNPADLLRNLFGKKPREMRKLRMVKDEDEIRDLLASKFDRELLTELLQIEKVDIEDILNNCNYSSSFIKTANDLQILDAISSCYEDFKVLNRKR
- a CDS encoding alpha-amylase family glycosyl hydrolase → MKKLLIATAIIALTIACKEEKKQEVATVNTATDSIPTTKVAKPFVWEGANIYFLLTDRFNNGNPDNDVSFERNEETGELRGFMGGDIQGITKKIEDGYFTDLGVNAIWFTPVVEQIHGGTDEGTGMTYGYHGYWAKDWTALDPNFGTKKDLEKLVKTAHKNGIRVLLDVVLNHTGPVTEKDPLWPTEWVRTEPVCQFTTYENTTNCVLVDNLPDIRTETDEGVAIPDALLAKWKNEGRLSTELDELQLFFERTGYSRAPRFYIIKWLTDYVNDYGIDGFRVDTVKHSTEQAWAELYKEASFAFDTWKKKHPDLILDENPFYMVGEVYNYGISGGREYDFGDKKVDYFNYGFKSLINFELKYDAQSRDYEKVFKKYHELLNSKLKGKSVLNYLTSHDDGSPFDKERKTPYYDANILLLTPGASQIYYGDETSRNLTIAGTEGDATLRSFMNWEELDSIPKKQLILKHWQKLGQFRDNHPAVGAGDHKMISSKPYVFSRSYVNTDFKDKVVVGLDLPKGKKEISVKGFFGDGTKLMDTFSNTEVEVKKGKVTLDNEFDMVLLELKK
- a CDS encoding metallophosphoesterase, with product MKINRRNFVIRLLTGATGIFGLLVLDGFWFEKYIISWTEYDISGREDQKIKSIQITDMHLDEIKTFHHAIALRINKEQPDVLFITGDAINYNSRLPLLSNFLGLIDHSIYKVAILGNVEYSGNVDIQALKKVYHDNNGELLVNENCSLKKGKRTLNIIGLDDYIGGNADFYKAAKNVDKSLETIVLNHCPGYRDDIERINRRLGTKIKLILSGHTHGGQITFFGKILYTPGGSGRYVKGWYESKETKMYVSKGIGTSVIPVRFGARAEASIFYI